Proteins encoded together in one Coffea arabica cultivar ET-39 chromosome 2c, Coffea Arabica ET-39 HiFi, whole genome shotgun sequence window:
- the LOC113724238 gene encoding uncharacterized protein, whose protein sequence is MDGLKASLMFLSILDYSNPTSVPSPSHHDNIPNIKLDEFSNLVVLQVKFDGVIGLDEWVWVTNGVKEFVQFAYLGKDPTYKLPCPCKGCNNFEDQTMEVMKSHLCGGIVESYTRWVYHGERFEDSDEDEDDNIVLDEENSESDDIQEMLNDVGTANFGENWRNSGEHNRDIPNKQEGEASKFLRLLSEAEKSLYPGCDKYSKLSFVVHILHLKTMNRWTCKSIDMLLKFLIQVFPMASIPSSYYDAKNLIRELGLKCEKIHACENDCALYWKENESLDHCPNEKCKAPRYKSPGSKIPRKVLRYFPLKSRLQRLFINKEIAQDMRWHKERRVPKENTMTHPADSIAWKEFDNSHPSFAEDSRNVRLGLSTDGFNPYGNMNNAYSIWPVILVPYNLPPWKCLKDPFFLLSMIIPGPKCIGNDMDIFFRPLIDELKEFFDTGFETYDAAVGEKFMLRAALLWTISDFPAYAYLSGWSTKGYKACPICLDDTTSVYLRNGLKCCYMGHRRFLPADHKWRRERKSFDGKSDLRQPVRTLSGEEIFEQLQEFDQMVFGKAPELLKQKKRKRMQNQSNWLKKSIFFELPYWSTNKIRHNLDIMHIVKNVCEILLATVMGTGHKNRDTWQAREDLKEMRLREELHLQTQGDSKVMPAACYTLSRSEKQKLCQFLSSLKFPDGFASNISHCVKPKECQISGMKSHDYHVFLQRLLPLAIRGMLPKDVSQTLVELSNFFRKICSRTLYVDELDAQEKNIVVILCKLEKIFPPNFFDVMVHLMVHLPAEAKLAGPAQYRWMFPFERKMGQYKGYVHNRARPEGCIVERYLDDECLTFISRYLHNVPTIFNEPERNTERFEAAGKLSIFSGMARPFGAATFCCLSESELMKIHLFILKNCEEIDDYIRMHKELLQQQNVSNVEQMHDLEFPKWFEDRVTYMHTQGRCCDELLSLAKGLDFRVIKYPGCNVNGFRFHTKTREVDRKTQNSGIMVKGEHADVEINFYGAITDILEVEYSFSQSRVVLFKCDWWDLKNSSCLKIDKQSNLSSVNLSKKWYIDQPFVFASQAEQVFYVKDMRLGGDWHVVESVCPRSSYAVLEKDEDKSCEEEQVYQEDYLEDLIGVQENVDLSNLRRGDMLADEAVETGILNSDSSAKHARKMDDFFVDDDEIQQLSSSEDESEKFVESDDYESD, encoded by the exons ATGGATGGTCTCAAAGCTTCCCTTATGTTTCTCTCTATTCTTGATTACTCCAACCCAACCTCTGTTCCTTCCCCCAGTCACCATGACAACATTCCCAACATCAAACTTGATGAATTTAGTAATCTTGTTGTTCTCCAGGTCAAGTTTGATGGTGTCATTGGCCTTGATGAGTGGGTCTGGGTAACGAATG GAGTGAAAGAATTCGTTCAGTTCGCTTATTTAGGCAAGGATCCCACATATAAGCTCCCTTGTCCATGTAAAGGGTGCAACAACTTTGAGGATCAAACTATGGAGGTCATGAAAAGTCATTTGTGTGGGGGAATTGTTGAGAGCTATACTAGGTGGGTATATCATGGTGAAAGGTTTGAGGATTCTGATGAGGATGAAGATGATAACATAGTTTTAGATGAAGAAAACAGTGAGTCAGATGATATTCAAGAAATGTTAAATGACGTTGGTACTGCAAACTTTGGCGAGAATTGGAGAAATTCGGGGGAACATAATAGGGATATACCAAATAAGCAAGAGGGGGAAGCAAGTAAGTTTCTTAGATTATTATCTGAAGCTGAAAAAAGTCTCTACCCGGGTTGTGATAAGTACTCAAAACTTTCCTTTGTTGTCCATATccttcatttgaaaactatgaaTCGGTGGACTTGCAAATCCATCGATATGCTGCTGAAATTCCTCATTCAAGTCTTCCCCATGGCATCAATTCCTAGCTCATACTATGATGCAAAAAATTTAATTCGTGAGCTAGGACTCAAGTGTGAAAAAATACATGCATGTGAAAATGATTGTGCACTTTattggaaagaaaatgaaagcctCGATCACTGCCCAAATGAAAAATGTAAAGCACCTCGTTATAAATCCCCGGGTTCTAAAATTCCTAGAAAAGTGCTTCGCTATTTCCCCTTAAAGTCAAGGTTGCAAAGACTATTCATAAACAAGGAGATAGCTCAAGATATGAGGTGGCATAAAGAGAGACGCGTTCCCAAGGAAAACACAATGACACACCCTGCTGACTCAATAGCTTGGAAGGAGTTTGATAACAGTCACCCATCTTTTGCCGAAGATTCTCGTAATGTTAGGTTGGGGCTTTCAACTGATGGTTTCAATCCCTATGGAAACATGAATAATGCATATAGTATATGGCCTGTAATCCTTGTTCCTTACAATCTACCACCTTGGAAATGCTTAAAGGACCCTTTTTTCCTGTTATCAATGATTATTCCAGGTCCTAAGTGCATAGGAAATGATATGGATATATTTTTTAGGCCTCTAATTGATGAGTTGAAAGAGTTTTTTGACACTGGCTTTGAGACTTATGATGCAGCCGTGGGAGAAAAATTTATGTTACGGGCTGCTCTATTGTGGACTATAAGTGATTTTCCAGCATATGCCTATTTGTCAGGGTGGAGTACGAAAGGTTATAAGGCCTGTCCTATTTGTTTAGATGATACAACCAGTGTATATCTGAGAAATGGATTAAAATGTTGCTATATGGGGCACCGGCGATTTTTGCCAGCGGACCATAAATGGCGCAGAGAAAGAAAGTCATTTGATGGCAAGAGTGATCTTAGACAGCCTGTTAGAACTTTATCCGGTGAAGAAATCTTTGAACAACTTCAAGAGTTTGATCAAATGGTGTTTGGTAAGGCACCTGAATTGCTTaaacagaagaaaagaaaacgcatgcaaaatcagtcaaattggTTGAAGAAAAGCATTTTTTTTGAGCTGCCATATTGGAGTACTAACAAAATTAGACACAACTTGGACATTATGCATATCGTGAAGAATGTGTGTGAAATTTTGTTGGCTACAGTGATGGGTACGGGACACAAAAATAGGGACACTTGGCAAGCTAGAGAGGATTTGAAGGAAATGAGATTGAGGGAAGAATTGCATCTTCAAACTCAAGGGGATTCAAAGGTGATGCCCGCTGCATGCTACACTCTTTCACGCAGCGAAAAACAAAAACTATGCCAGTTTTTGAGCTCACTCAAGTTCCCCGATGGATTTGCCTCAAACATATCTCATTGTGTTAAGCCAAAAGAGTGCCAAATTTCAGGGATGAAGAGTCATGATTATCATGTATTCTTGCAACGTCTACTTCCATTAGCAATTAGAGGCATGCTGCCAAAGGATGTTTCCCAAACTTTGGTAGAACTAAGCaatttttttaggaaaatttgTTCCAGGACTCTTTATGTAGATGAGTTAGATGCACAGGAGAAAAACATTGTTGTAATACTCTGCAAActtgaaaaaattttccctcCAAATTTCTTCGATGTAATGGTCCATTTAATGGTCCATTTACCTGCTGAAGCAAAACTTGCTGGCCCAGCACAATACCGGTGGATGTTCCCATTTGAGAG AAAAATGGGTCAATACAAAGGTTATGTGCACAACAGAGCTCGACCGGAAGGATGCATTGTTGAGCGTTACTTGGATGATGAATGTCTAACATTCATTTCTAGGTACTTGCACAATGTTCCTACAATATTTAATGAACCAGAAAGAAACACCGAACGCTTTGAGGCTGCTGGAAAGTTGTCTATTTTTTCTGGAATGGCTCGGCCTTTTGGGGCAGCAACATTTTGTTGCTTAAGTGAATCAGAGTTGATGAAAATACATTTATTCATCTTGAAAAATTGTGAAGAAATTGATGATTACATAAG GATGCACAAAGAATTGCTTCAGCAGCAAAATGTGTCGAATGTAGAGCAGATGCACGATTTAGAGTTTCCAAAGTGGTTTGAAGATCGT GTCACTTACATGCATACACAAGGCAGATGCTGTGATGAATTGTTGTCTTTGGCCAAAGGACTGGATTTTAGAGTGATCAAATATCCTGGTTGTAATGTCAATGGGTTTAGATTTCATACCAAAACACGTGAGGTAGACAGAAAAACCCAGAATAGTGGCATTATGGTGAAGGGTGAGCATGCTGATGTAGAAATAAACTTCTATGGTGCTATTACAGATATCTTAGAGGTTGAATACTCCTTCAGTCAAAGCCGAGTAGTTCTGTTCAAGTGTGATTGGTGGGACTTGAAAAATAGCTCATGTCTTAAAATAGACAAACAGAGTAATCTAAGCAGCGtcaatttgtcaaaaaaatggTATATAGACCAGCCATTTGTATTCGCTTCCCAAGCCGAACAGGTCTTTTACGTAAAGGATATGAGGCTTGGAGGTGATTGGCATGTTGTCGAGTCAGTCTGTCCACGTTCATCATATGCTGTTCTTGAAAAGGATGAGGATAAATCATGTGAAGAAGAACAAGTTTACCAAGAAGATTATCTTGAAGACCTAATTGGGGTTCAAGAGAATGTCGATTTGTCTAACTTGAGAAGAGGTGATATGCTAGCTGATGAAGCTGTAGAAACTGGCATCCTAAATTCTGATTCTTCAGCTAAACATGCCAGGAAAATGGATGATTTTTTTGTTGATGATGATGAGATTCAGCAATTGAGCTCGAGTGAAgatgaaagtgaaaaatttgTAGAAAGTGATGACTATGAGTCTGACTAA